In Canis lupus baileyi chromosome X, mCanLup2.hap1, whole genome shotgun sequence, one DNA window encodes the following:
- the PRDX4 gene encoding peroxiredoxin-4 isoform X5 — translation MDHRSRPRGIGLNRIPGTRTCRTPLPFHVEQQEAREGEEFEQREVPRQRTPVYVPPESEELTDNVMVSKPAPYWEGTAVINGEFKELKLTDYRGKYLVFFFYPLDFTFVCPTEIIAFGDRIEEFKSINTEVVACSVDSQFTHLAWINTPRRQGGLGPIKIPLLSDLTHQISKDYGVYLEDSGHTLRGLFIIDDKGILRQITLNDLPVGRSVDETLRLVQAFQYTDRHGEANCGINTRYYRKQKSALLVGNLVAKLSNLEMS, via the exons ATGGATCACCGAAGCCGACCTCGGGGCATAGGCCTGAACCGAATCCCCGGGACTCGAACCTGTCGAACCCCACTCCCCTTCCATGTGGAACAACAGGAAGCCCGGGAAGGAGAAGAATTTGAACAACGGGAAGTACCTCGTCAGAGAACTCCTGTCTACGTGCCCCCGGAAAGTGAAGAGCTGACAGACAATGTTATGG tttccaAGCCAGCGCCTTATTGGGAAGGAACAGCTGTGATAAATGGAGAATTCAAGGAGCTCAAGTTGACTGATTATCGTGGGAAATACCTGGTTTTTTTCTTCTACCCCCTTGATTT CACCTTTGTGTGTCCAACTGAAATCATCGCCTTTGGTGATAGAATTGAAGAATTCAAATCGATAAACACTGAAGTGGTAGCATGCTCTGTTGATTCACAGTTTACCCATTTGGCCTG GATTAATACCCCTCGACGACAAGGAGGACTTGGGCCAATAAAGATTCCACTTCTTTCGGATCTGACCCATCAAATCTCAAAGGACTATGGCGTATATCTGGAGGACTCAGGCCATACTCTTAG AGGTCTTTTCATTATTGATGACAAAGGAATCCTAAGACAGATTACTCTGAATGACCTCCCAGTTGGTAGATCAGTGGATGAAACACTGCGTTTGGTTCAAGCATTCCAGTATACTGACCGACATGGAGAAG CAAACTGTGGCATCAATACAAGATACTACAGAAAACAGAAG TCTGCCCTGCTGGTTGGAAACCTGGTAGCGAAACT
- the PRDX4 gene encoding peroxiredoxin-4 isoform X6, whose amino-acid sequence MDHRSRPRGIGLNRIPGTRTCRTPLPFHVEQQEAREGEEFEQREVPRQRTPVYVPPESEELTDNVMVSKPAPYWEGTAVINGEFKELKLTDYRGKYLVFFFYPLDFTFVCPTEIIAFGDRIEEFKSINTEVVACSVDSQFTHLAWINTPRRQGGLGPIKIPLLSDLTHQISKDYGVYLEDSGHTLRGLFIIDDKGILRQITLNDLPVGRSVDETLRLVQAFQYTDRHGEVCPAGWKPGSETIIPDPAGKLKYFDKLN is encoded by the exons ATGGATCACCGAAGCCGACCTCGGGGCATAGGCCTGAACCGAATCCCCGGGACTCGAACCTGTCGAACCCCACTCCCCTTCCATGTGGAACAACAGGAAGCCCGGGAAGGAGAAGAATTTGAACAACGGGAAGTACCTCGTCAGAGAACTCCTGTCTACGTGCCCCCGGAAAGTGAAGAGCTGACAGACAATGTTATGG tttccaAGCCAGCGCCTTATTGGGAAGGAACAGCTGTGATAAATGGAGAATTCAAGGAGCTCAAGTTGACTGATTATCGTGGGAAATACCTGGTTTTTTTCTTCTACCCCCTTGATTT CACCTTTGTGTGTCCAACTGAAATCATCGCCTTTGGTGATAGAATTGAAGAATTCAAATCGATAAACACTGAAGTGGTAGCATGCTCTGTTGATTCACAGTTTACCCATTTGGCCTG GATTAATACCCCTCGACGACAAGGAGGACTTGGGCCAATAAAGATTCCACTTCTTTCGGATCTGACCCATCAAATCTCAAAGGACTATGGCGTATATCTGGAGGACTCAGGCCATACTCTTAG AGGTCTTTTCATTATTGATGACAAAGGAATCCTAAGACAGATTACTCTGAATGACCTCCCAGTTGGTAGATCAGTGGATGAAACACTGCGTTTGGTTCAAGCATTCCAGTATACTGACCGACATGGAGAAG TCTGCCCTGCTGGTTGGAAACCTGGTAGCGAAACT
- the PRDX4 gene encoding peroxiredoxin-4 isoform X2: protein MEAPPAPLAATTPASGRSRRLLLLPLLLFLLPTGALRGQEAEERPRTRQEECHFYAGGQVYPGEASRASPADHSLHHSKAKISKPAPYWEGTAVINGEFKELKLTDYRGKYLVFFFYPLDFTFVCPTEIIAFGDRIEEFKSINTEVVACSVDSQFTHLAWINTPRRQGGLGPIKIPLLSDLTHQISKDYGVYLEDSGHTLRGLFIIDDKGILRQITLNDLPVGRSVDETLRLVQAFQYTDRHGEVCPAGWKPGSETIIPDPAGKLKYFDKLN from the exons ATGGAGGCGCCGCCGGCGCCGCTAGCCGCGACGACTCCGGCCTCTGGCCGGAGCCGAagactgctgctgctgccactgctgctCTTCTTGCTGCCAACTGGAGCTCTGCGAGGCCAGGAGGCAGAAGAGAGGCCCCGAACCCGCCAAGAGGAGTGCCACTTCTACGCGGGTGGACAAGTGTACCCAGGGGAGGCGTCCCGGGCTTCGCCCGCCGACCACTCCCTGCACCACAGCAAGGCCAAGA tttccaAGCCAGCGCCTTATTGGGAAGGAACAGCTGTGATAAATGGAGAATTCAAGGAGCTCAAGTTGACTGATTATCGTGGGAAATACCTGGTTTTTTTCTTCTACCCCCTTGATTT CACCTTTGTGTGTCCAACTGAAATCATCGCCTTTGGTGATAGAATTGAAGAATTCAAATCGATAAACACTGAAGTGGTAGCATGCTCTGTTGATTCACAGTTTACCCATTTGGCCTG GATTAATACCCCTCGACGACAAGGAGGACTTGGGCCAATAAAGATTCCACTTCTTTCGGATCTGACCCATCAAATCTCAAAGGACTATGGCGTATATCTGGAGGACTCAGGCCATACTCTTAG AGGTCTTTTCATTATTGATGACAAAGGAATCCTAAGACAGATTACTCTGAATGACCTCCCAGTTGGTAGATCAGTGGATGAAACACTGCGTTTGGTTCAAGCATTCCAGTATACTGACCGACATGGAGAAG TCTGCCCTGCTGGTTGGAAACCTGGTAGCGAAACT
- the PRDX4 gene encoding peroxiredoxin-4 isoform X3, with protein MEAPPAPLAATTPASGRSRRLLLLPLLLFLLPTGALRGQEAEERPRTRQEECHFYAGGQVYPGEASRASPADHSLHHSKAKISKPAPYWEGTAVINGEFKELKLTDYRGKYLVFFFYPLDFTFVCPTEIIAFGDRIEEFKSINTEVVACSVDSQFTHLAWINTPRRQGGLGPIKIPLLSDLTHQISKDYGVYLEDSGHTLRGLFIIDDKGILRQITLNDLPVGRSVDETLRLVQAFQYTDRHGEVCPAGWKPGSETIKPGDVMKAWWRKEEL; from the exons ATGGAGGCGCCGCCGGCGCCGCTAGCCGCGACGACTCCGGCCTCTGGCCGGAGCCGAagactgctgctgctgccactgctgctCTTCTTGCTGCCAACTGGAGCTCTGCGAGGCCAGGAGGCAGAAGAGAGGCCCCGAACCCGCCAAGAGGAGTGCCACTTCTACGCGGGTGGACAAGTGTACCCAGGGGAGGCGTCCCGGGCTTCGCCCGCCGACCACTCCCTGCACCACAGCAAGGCCAAGA tttccaAGCCAGCGCCTTATTGGGAAGGAACAGCTGTGATAAATGGAGAATTCAAGGAGCTCAAGTTGACTGATTATCGTGGGAAATACCTGGTTTTTTTCTTCTACCCCCTTGATTT CACCTTTGTGTGTCCAACTGAAATCATCGCCTTTGGTGATAGAATTGAAGAATTCAAATCGATAAACACTGAAGTGGTAGCATGCTCTGTTGATTCACAGTTTACCCATTTGGCCTG GATTAATACCCCTCGACGACAAGGAGGACTTGGGCCAATAAAGATTCCACTTCTTTCGGATCTGACCCATCAAATCTCAAAGGACTATGGCGTATATCTGGAGGACTCAGGCCATACTCTTAG AGGTCTTTTCATTATTGATGACAAAGGAATCCTAAGACAGATTACTCTGAATGACCTCCCAGTTGGTAGATCAGTGGATGAAACACTGCGTTTGGTTCAAGCATTCCAGTATACTGACCGACATGGAGAAG TCTGCCCTGCTGGTTGGAAACCTGGTAGCGAAACT
- the PRDX4 gene encoding peroxiredoxin-4 isoform X4, whose amino-acid sequence MEAPPAPLAATTPASGRSRRLLLLPLLLFLLPTGALRGQEAEERPRTRQEECHFYAGGQVYPGEASRASPADHSLHHSKAKISKPAPYWEGTAVINGEFKELKLTDYRGKYLVFFFYPLDFTFVCPTEIIAFGDRIEEFKSINTEVVACSVDSQFTHLAWINTPRRQGGLGPIKIPLLSDLTHQISKDYGVYLEDSGHTLRGLFIIDDKGILRQITLNDLPVGRSVDETLRLVQAFQYTDRHGEANCGINTRYYRKQKSALLVGNLVAKL is encoded by the exons ATGGAGGCGCCGCCGGCGCCGCTAGCCGCGACGACTCCGGCCTCTGGCCGGAGCCGAagactgctgctgctgccactgctgctCTTCTTGCTGCCAACTGGAGCTCTGCGAGGCCAGGAGGCAGAAGAGAGGCCCCGAACCCGCCAAGAGGAGTGCCACTTCTACGCGGGTGGACAAGTGTACCCAGGGGAGGCGTCCCGGGCTTCGCCCGCCGACCACTCCCTGCACCACAGCAAGGCCAAGA tttccaAGCCAGCGCCTTATTGGGAAGGAACAGCTGTGATAAATGGAGAATTCAAGGAGCTCAAGTTGACTGATTATCGTGGGAAATACCTGGTTTTTTTCTTCTACCCCCTTGATTT CACCTTTGTGTGTCCAACTGAAATCATCGCCTTTGGTGATAGAATTGAAGAATTCAAATCGATAAACACTGAAGTGGTAGCATGCTCTGTTGATTCACAGTTTACCCATTTGGCCTG GATTAATACCCCTCGACGACAAGGAGGACTTGGGCCAATAAAGATTCCACTTCTTTCGGATCTGACCCATCAAATCTCAAAGGACTATGGCGTATATCTGGAGGACTCAGGCCATACTCTTAG AGGTCTTTTCATTATTGATGACAAAGGAATCCTAAGACAGATTACTCTGAATGACCTCCCAGTTGGTAGATCAGTGGATGAAACACTGCGTTTGGTTCAAGCATTCCAGTATACTGACCGACATGGAGAAG CAAACTGTGGCATCAATACAAGATACTACAGAAAACAGAAG TCTGCCCTGCTGGTTGGAAACCTGGTAGCGAAACT
- the PRDX4 gene encoding peroxiredoxin-4 isoform X1 produces MEAPPAPLAATTPASGRSRRLLLLPLLLFLLPTGALRGQEAEERPRTRQEECHFYAGGQVYPGEASRASPADHSLHHSKAKISKPAPYWEGTAVINGEFKELKLTDYRGKYLVFFFYPLDFTFVCPTEIIAFGDRIEEFKSINTEVVACSVDSQFTHLAWINTPRRQGGLGPIKIPLLSDLTHQISKDYGVYLEDSGHTLRGLFIIDDKGILRQITLNDLPVGRSVDETLRLVQAFQYTDRHGEANCGINTRYYRKQKSALLVGNLVAKLSNLEMS; encoded by the exons ATGGAGGCGCCGCCGGCGCCGCTAGCCGCGACGACTCCGGCCTCTGGCCGGAGCCGAagactgctgctgctgccactgctgctCTTCTTGCTGCCAACTGGAGCTCTGCGAGGCCAGGAGGCAGAAGAGAGGCCCCGAACCCGCCAAGAGGAGTGCCACTTCTACGCGGGTGGACAAGTGTACCCAGGGGAGGCGTCCCGGGCTTCGCCCGCCGACCACTCCCTGCACCACAGCAAGGCCAAGA tttccaAGCCAGCGCCTTATTGGGAAGGAACAGCTGTGATAAATGGAGAATTCAAGGAGCTCAAGTTGACTGATTATCGTGGGAAATACCTGGTTTTTTTCTTCTACCCCCTTGATTT CACCTTTGTGTGTCCAACTGAAATCATCGCCTTTGGTGATAGAATTGAAGAATTCAAATCGATAAACACTGAAGTGGTAGCATGCTCTGTTGATTCACAGTTTACCCATTTGGCCTG GATTAATACCCCTCGACGACAAGGAGGACTTGGGCCAATAAAGATTCCACTTCTTTCGGATCTGACCCATCAAATCTCAAAGGACTATGGCGTATATCTGGAGGACTCAGGCCATACTCTTAG AGGTCTTTTCATTATTGATGACAAAGGAATCCTAAGACAGATTACTCTGAATGACCTCCCAGTTGGTAGATCAGTGGATGAAACACTGCGTTTGGTTCAAGCATTCCAGTATACTGACCGACATGGAGAAG CAAACTGTGGCATCAATACAAGATACTACAGAAAACAGAAG TCTGCCCTGCTGGTTGGAAACCTGGTAGCGAAACT